In Candidatus Promineifilum breve, one genomic interval encodes:
- a CDS encoding GNAT family N-acetyltransferase, producing MSDQLTWRPVEPGDESAIADLINAHSLAVVGTRRALIDADGDLRTARYIPGAAEQQVVLSPHGDLIAHTYLISRPPHNVVEFGLTLHPDFQQPPTGDALLNEMERAARQLVALAPPGVRVVLQTTVLADDAFRRERLTDHGFHQAREWVHLALALEDAPVVELTDGVTIRAMDQRVDWPAVGAVMDAAFADHWGEMRPELRTLMEEDEAEEEDDAAEEEEIEDDPYSNSLGLCFVAEAAGAIIGACLCNARTVEWADAGKLGSLSVLRAYRRTGVGRALTAAALAEFHRRGISRIITDTDNASFTGANRLYLRLGFRPYRYEHVYEKELRPGTEWRVLSAAEVAP from the coding sequence ATGAGTGATCAACTTACTTGGCGGCCGGTCGAACCGGGCGACGAATCGGCCATCGCCGACCTCATCAATGCCCACTCCCTGGCCGTCGTCGGCACGCGGCGAGCGCTGATCGACGCTGACGGCGATCTGCGCACGGCCCGCTACATACCGGGCGCGGCCGAGCAACAAGTCGTCCTCTCTCCCCACGGCGATCTCATCGCCCATACCTATCTCATCAGTCGCCCGCCGCACAACGTGGTCGAGTTCGGCCTCACCCTGCACCCCGACTTCCAACAGCCGCCCACCGGCGACGCGCTCCTGAACGAAATGGAGAGGGCCGCCCGCCAACTCGTGGCCCTCGCGCCGCCCGGCGTGCGGGTCGTGTTGCAGACCACGGTGTTGGCCGATGACGCTTTCCGGCGCGAACGGCTGACCGATCATGGCTTTCATCAGGCGCGCGAATGGGTGCATCTGGCGTTGGCGCTTGAGGACGCCCCGGTTGTTGAACTGACCGACGGCGTCACGATCCGCGCGATGGATCAACGGGTCGATTGGCCGGCCGTCGGCGCGGTGATGGACGCCGCCTTCGCCGACCATTGGGGCGAGATGCGCCCGGAGCTGCGCACGCTCATGGAAGAGGACGAGGCAGAAGAAGAGGACGACGCAGCGGAAGAGGAGGAGATAGAGGACGATCCCTACTCAAACTCGCTTGGCCTCTGCTTCGTGGCCGAGGCGGCAGGGGCGATCATCGGCGCCTGCCTGTGCAACGCCCGCACGGTCGAGTGGGCCGACGCCGGCAAGCTGGGTAGCCTGAGCGTCTTGCGCGCCTATCGCCGGACGGGCGTCGGCCGAGCGCTGACGGCCGCCGCCCTGGCTGAATTTCACCGTCGGGGCATTAGCCGCATCATCACCGATACCGACAACGCCAGTTTTACCGGCGCGAACCGGCTCTATCTGCGCTTAGGCTTTCGGCCGTACCGCTATGAGCACGTCTACGAAAAGGAATTGCGGCCGGGGACGGAGTGGCGGGTCTTGTCCGCGGCCGAGGTTGCGCCTTAG
- a CDS encoding MFS transporter, which produces MNQSEHRRFTYSKTLIVGFGFLGISIIWPIFNQFIPLFLQAGNPQFESQLLAEGRAIPDVVGFGLAPSLALFIMTWDNLINIFIQPWVGARSDRTWTRFGRRKPWILIGLPIAVVGFVLLPFAPTALALAAFILITNFGMALFRSPTVAWLGDLFLPDDRSKANGVINLMGGIGSLLAFLGGGYLFNNFGRAAPFIAGAILMIVALAVAVWRVREPRQLVADTTAAPPRSVRENLRLLAGRADRSGLYVLLGILFWFIGFNALEAALSSFAVFSLGIAPGSAAIYSASISLSFILFALPAGMLGTKFGRRGVILAGLTGLAIVLGAAFFVIQGVATFIIVLVLGGLFWALVNVNSLPLVYDFGDEGQIGAFTGLYYFSSQLAAVIGPTLGGIVVDVMGDQYRWMFPFSAVFMVLALLVILRIRAAKQDVAQA; this is translated from the coding sequence ATGAACCAGAGCGAGCACCGTCGATTCACCTATAGCAAGACGCTCATCGTCGGCTTTGGCTTTTTGGGCATCAGCATCATCTGGCCTATCTTCAACCAGTTCATCCCCCTCTTTTTGCAGGCCGGCAACCCGCAATTCGAGTCCCAATTGCTGGCCGAGGGGCGGGCTATCCCCGATGTGGTTGGCTTTGGCCTGGCGCCGTCGCTGGCGCTGTTCATTATGACCTGGGACAACCTGATCAATATTTTCATCCAGCCGTGGGTGGGGGCGCGCAGCGATCGCACCTGGACGCGCTTCGGCCGCCGCAAGCCGTGGATTCTAATTGGCCTGCCCATTGCCGTCGTCGGTTTCGTCCTGTTGCCGTTCGCTCCCACGGCGCTGGCCCTGGCCGCCTTCATCCTCATCACCAACTTCGGCATGGCCCTCTTCCGCTCGCCGACGGTAGCCTGGCTGGGCGATCTCTTCCTGCCCGACGACCGCAGCAAGGCCAACGGCGTCATCAATCTGATGGGTGGCATCGGCAGCCTGCTCGCCTTCCTGGGCGGCGGCTACCTGTTCAACAACTTCGGCCGGGCCGCGCCGTTCATCGCCGGGGCCATCCTGATGATCGTCGCTCTGGCCGTGGCCGTGTGGCGGGTGCGCGAGCCGCGCCAACTGGTGGCCGACACCACCGCCGCGCCGCCGCGCTCGGTGCGCGAGAACCTGCGCCTGCTGGCCGGCCGGGCCGATCGCAGCGGCCTCTACGTGCTGCTAGGCATCCTCTTCTGGTTCATCGGCTTCAACGCTCTGGAGGCGGCGCTGTCGTCGTTCGCCGTCTTCTCGCTGGGCATCGCCCCAGGATCGGCGGCCATCTATTCGGCGTCGATCAGCCTGTCGTTCATCCTCTTTGCCCTGCCGGCCGGGATGCTGGGCACAAAGTTCGGCCGGCGCGGCGTTATCCTGGCCGGCCTGACCGGGCTGGCGATTGTCTTGGGCGCGGCCTTCTTCGTTATCCAGGGTGTGGCTACCTTTATCATCGTTCTGGTGCTGGGCGGGCTGTTCTGGGCGCTGGTCAACGTCAACAGCCTGCCCCTGGTCTATGACTTCGGCGACGAGGGGCAGATCGGGGCCTTTACCGGGCTGTATTACTTCTCCTCGCAACTGGCGGCGGTCATCGGCCCGACGCTGGGCGGCATCGTCGTCGATGTCATGGGCGACCAGTACCGCTGGATGTTCCCTTTCAGCGCCGTCTTCATGGTGCTGGCGTTGTTGGTGATCCTGCGCATCCGGGCCGCTAAACAGGACGTGGCTCAGGCATGA
- a CDS encoding DUF427 domain-containing protein: MHPTPIRPGPGQESVWDYPRPPRLEDTDKQIQIVFNGVVIADTRRAKRVLETSHPPVYYLPPEDIRMAYLSVAAGSSFCEWKGAARYYDLSVNGRQVERVSWSYPQPTPAFVAIKDYIAFYAGPMDACLVDGERARPQPGDFYGGWITDDIVGPFKGEPGTRSW; this comes from the coding sequence ATGCATCCAACGCCGATTCGACCTGGGCCAGGCCAGGAATCCGTCTGGGATTACCCCCGACCGCCGCGCCTGGAGGATACGGACAAACAGATCCAGATCGTTTTTAATGGCGTGGTCATCGCCGACACCCGCCGGGCCAAACGCGTGCTGGAGACCAGCCACCCGCCGGTCTACTACCTGCCGCCGGAAGACATCCGTATGGCGTATCTGAGCGTGGCCGCCGGCTCGTCGTTTTGCGAATGGAAAGGCGCGGCCCGCTATTACGATCTGTCGGTCAACGGGCGGCAAGTGGAACGGGTGAGCTGGTCTTATCCGCAGCCGACACCGGCGTTCGTCGCCATCAAGGATTACATCGCCTTCTACGCCGGGCCGATGGATGCCTGTCTGGTCGATGGCGAGCGCGCGCGACCCCAGCCCGGCGATTTCTACGGCGGCTGGATTACCGACGACATCGTCGGCCCGTTCAAGGGCGAGCCGGGCACAAGAAGCTGGTGA
- a CDS encoding 4'-phosphopantetheinyl transferase family protein: protein MSGEESRGVVATPSGPLYWLTLADDDNAGQDEAATAWLTADELTHWRGLHAAKRRGDWLLGRRAAKRLIAGVVEGKTGQPLSPNQIAVLPHADGWPIVTVPNGPPLTLSISHAQNRALCAVMVGDGRAMGADVEAIAERSPAFIEDYFTPLERQFLAVVPPEQRVALVNAIWSGKEAALKAIRRGLAEDTRLVSCLPHPALDESARWWLLRFVWHEERADRNLPRLTGRWRRHGDFVLTLAFPG from the coding sequence ATGAGTGGCGAAGAATCGCGTGGTGTGGTGGCAACGCCGTCCGGCCCCCTTTATTGGTTGACACTAGCTGATGATGACAACGCCGGGCAGGACGAGGCGGCCACGGCGTGGCTGACGGCCGATGAGCTTACCCATTGGCGCGGCTTGCACGCGGCGAAGCGGCGCGGCGATTGGCTGCTGGGTCGCCGCGCCGCCAAGCGGCTGATTGCGGGCGTCGTGGAGGGGAAAACCGGCCAGCCTCTATCGCCAAACCAGATCGCCGTCCTGCCCCATGCCGACGGTTGGCCGATCGTGACCGTGCCGAATGGCCCCCCGCTTACGCTATCCATCAGCCATGCCCAAAATCGGGCGTTGTGCGCCGTCATGGTGGGGGACGGCCGGGCGATGGGCGCGGACGTGGAAGCGATTGCCGAGCGTTCCCCGGCCTTCATCGAGGATTATTTCACGCCGCTGGAACGGCAATTCCTAGCCGTCGTGCCGCCGGAGCAGCGCGTCGCCCTGGTCAATGCCATCTGGAGCGGCAAGGAAGCGGCGCTGAAGGCCATCCGGCGCGGGCTGGCCGAGGATACGCGCCTCGTGTCCTGCCTGCCCCATCCGGCGCTGGATGAATCCGCTAGGTGGTGGCTGCTGCGCTTCGTCTGGCACGAAGAACGGGCCGACCGAAATCTGCCCCGACTGACCGGCCGGTGGCGACGCCACGGCGATTTTGTATTGACGCTGGCCTTCCCCGGCTAA